Proteins encoded together in one Balaenoptera musculus isolate JJ_BM4_2016_0621 chromosome 6, mBalMus1.pri.v3, whole genome shotgun sequence window:
- the TOR1A gene encoding torsin-1A isoform X3, which yields MKLSRAALGLVLLAPLAVRAVEPISLGLALAGVLTGYISYPRLYCLFAECCSQKQSLSRDALQKDLDSKLFGQHLAKKVILNAVSGFISNPKPKKPLTLSLHGWTGTGKNFVSKIIAENIYEGGLNSDYVHLFVATLHFPHVSNITLYKDQLQSWIRGNVSACARSIFIFDEMDKMHAGLIDAIKPYLDYYDNLDGVSYQKAIFVFLSNAGAERITDVALDFWRSGKQREEIKLRDMEHALSVSAFNNKNRI from the exons ATGAAGCTGAGCCGGGCCGCACTGGGCCTGGTGCTGCTGGCGCCGTTGGCGGTGCGGGCGGTGGAGCCCATCAGCCTGGGACTGGCCCTGGCCGGCGTCCTCACCGGCTACATCTCCTACCCGCGCCTCTACTGCCTGTTCGCCGAGTGCTGCAGCCAGAAGCAGAGCCTCAGCCGAGACG CGCTGCAGAAGGATCTGGACAGCAAGCTCTTTGGACAGCATCTTGCAAAGAAAGTCATCTTAAATGCTGTGTCTGGCTTCATAAGCAACCCGAAGCCCAAGAAACCTCTCACCCTCTCCCTACACGGGTGGACGGGCACCGGCAAAAATTTTGTCAGCAAGATCATCGCAGAGAATATTTACGAGGGTGGTCTGAACAGTGACTACGTCCACCTGTTTGTGGCCACACTGCACTTCCCTCACGTCTCCAACATCACCCTGTATAAG GATCAGTTACAGTCGTGGATTCGCGGCAACGTGAGTGCCTGTGCGAGGTCCATCTTCATATTTGATGAGATGGACAAGATGCATGCTGGCCTCATAGATGCCATCAAGCCTTACCTAGACTATTATGACAACTTGGATGGGGTCTCCTATCAGAAAGCCATCTTCGTATTTCTCAG CAATGCTGGAGCAGAAAGGATCACAGACGTGGCTTTAGATTTCTGGAGAAGTggaaagcagagggaagaaatCAAGCTCAGAGACATGGAGCATGCCTTGTCTGTGTCGGCCTTCAATAACAAGAACA
- the TOR1A gene encoding torsin-1A isoform X2, giving the protein MKLSRAALGLVLLAPLAVRAVEPISLGLALAGVLTGYISYPRLYCLFAECCSQKQSLSRDALQKDLDSKLFGQHLAKKVILNAVSGFISNPKPKKPLTLSLHGWTGTGKNFVSKIIAENIYEGGLNSDYVHLFVATLHFPHVSNITLYKDQLQSWIRGNVSACARSIFIFDEMDKMHAGLIDAIKPYLDYYDNLDGVSYQKAIFVFLSNAGAERITDVALDFWRSGKQREEIKLRDMEHALSVSAFNNKNTVLQ; this is encoded by the exons ATGAAGCTGAGCCGGGCCGCACTGGGCCTGGTGCTGCTGGCGCCGTTGGCGGTGCGGGCGGTGGAGCCCATCAGCCTGGGACTGGCCCTGGCCGGCGTCCTCACCGGCTACATCTCCTACCCGCGCCTCTACTGCCTGTTCGCCGAGTGCTGCAGCCAGAAGCAGAGCCTCAGCCGAGACG CGCTGCAGAAGGATCTGGACAGCAAGCTCTTTGGACAGCATCTTGCAAAGAAAGTCATCTTAAATGCTGTGTCTGGCTTCATAAGCAACCCGAAGCCCAAGAAACCTCTCACCCTCTCCCTACACGGGTGGACGGGCACCGGCAAAAATTTTGTCAGCAAGATCATCGCAGAGAATATTTACGAGGGTGGTCTGAACAGTGACTACGTCCACCTGTTTGTGGCCACACTGCACTTCCCTCACGTCTCCAACATCACCCTGTATAAG GATCAGTTACAGTCGTGGATTCGCGGCAACGTGAGTGCCTGTGCGAGGTCCATCTTCATATTTGATGAGATGGACAAGATGCATGCTGGCCTCATAGATGCCATCAAGCCTTACCTAGACTATTATGACAACTTGGATGGGGTCTCCTATCAGAAAGCCATCTTCGTATTTCTCAG CAATGCTGGAGCAGAAAGGATCACAGACGTGGCTTTAGATTTCTGGAGAAGTggaaagcagagggaagaaatCAAGCTCAGAGACATGGAGCATGCCTTGTCTGTGTCGGCCTTCAATAACAAGAACA